In one window of Paracoccus saliphilus DNA:
- a CDS encoding M24 family metallopeptidase, with product MPDRYTDFRRIAAELGTDAVALVPGANFTRLYGHVFMSNERPLVVVIPVEGDPAAIVPNLELSSFAALDFEGEVFDWRDQTGYDEAFAALAARLPLRSVAVEGQSMRVFIELALRNAWPGLGIVDGEARITGLRYRKTPDEIAAMERAIAISEAALGETLDQVRIGQTEKHVERILIQALFAHGAEEQAFGALVAAGAHSAASHAHARDDYALRAGDPLLIDFGARWGGLCADITRTAFVGHVTDEAASVYETVLAANRRGHEIAAPGVTAHEVDDAVISVLEASPYADRIRTKTGHGLGRDVHEAPYVMRGNHQRLEPGVVFTNEPGLYQTGGFGIRIEDDVLITDSGNRSLTTFPRDIRIVG from the coding sequence ATGCCAGATAGATACACAGATTTCCGCCGCATCGCGGCCGAACTGGGAACTGATGCGGTCGCTTTGGTTCCCGGCGCTAATTTCACACGCCTCTACGGGCATGTGTTCATGAGCAACGAACGTCCATTGGTGGTGGTGATCCCCGTCGAGGGCGATCCCGCTGCCATCGTGCCAAACCTGGAACTGTCCAGTTTTGCCGCCCTTGATTTCGAGGGCGAGGTTTTCGACTGGCGCGATCAGACGGGCTATGACGAAGCCTTCGCTGCACTGGCCGCACGCCTGCCCTTGCGCTCGGTCGCAGTAGAGGGGCAATCCATGCGCGTGTTCATCGAACTCGCGTTGCGCAACGCCTGGCCCGGCCTTGGCATCGTGGACGGCGAGGCCCGGATCACCGGCCTCAGATATCGCAAGACCCCGGACGAGATCGCCGCGATGGAGCGCGCCATCGCCATATCCGAGGCGGCATTGGGCGAGACTCTGGACCAGGTGCGCATCGGGCAAACCGAAAAACATGTCGAGCGGATCCTGATCCAGGCGTTGTTCGCCCATGGCGCGGAAGAGCAGGCTTTCGGGGCGCTGGTCGCCGCCGGGGCGCATAGCGCGGCCTCTCATGCCCATGCGCGCGACGATTACGCGCTACGGGCAGGCGATCCGCTGCTGATCGATTTCGGCGCGCGTTGGGGCGGGCTTTGCGCCGATATCACCCGCACCGCCTTTGTCGGGCATGTCACCGACGAGGCGGCTTCGGTCTATGAAACCGTGCTGGCGGCCAATCGGCGCGGACACGAGATCGCCGCGCCGGGCGTGACCGCGCATGAGGTCGATGACGCGGTGATTTCGGTGCTGGAGGCATCCCCCTATGCCGACCGGATCCGAACCAAGACCGGGCACGGGCTGGGCCGCGATGTCCACGAGGCACCTTATGTCATGCGCGGCAATCATCAGCGGCTGGAACCGGGCGTGGTCTTTACCAATGAACCGGGCCTCTACCAGACCGGGGGCTTCGGTATCCGTATCGAGGACGATGTGCTGATCACCGATTCCGGCAACCGCTCCCTGACGACATTCCCCCGAGATATCAGGATCGTAGGCTGA
- a CDS encoding ABC transporter permease subunit: MLKFILSRLLTFLPTFFGVTLISFAFIRLLPGDPITVLAGERGISAERHAELMKEFGFDQPILLQYWEYLKGVMQGDLGQSLVTKKPVWDEFFTLFPATLELSVCAIILAVALGLPAGVIAAVNRGKFFDRLLMSTALVGYSMPIFWWALLLIIAFSGWLGWTPVSGRISLMYYFDGGTGFMLIDSLRSGQDGAFWSAVHHLILPTIVLSTIPLAVIARQTRSAMLEVLSEDYIRTARAKGLAPLRVNGLHALRNALIPVITVIGLSVGTLLAGAILTETIFSWPGIGKWMVDSIFRRDYPVVQGGLLLIAVMVMIVNLIVDMLYGFINPKIRKR, encoded by the coding sequence ATGCTGAAATTCATCCTTTCGCGGCTGCTGACCTTCCTGCCTACCTTTTTCGGGGTAACGCTGATCTCATTCGCCTTCATCCGCCTTTTGCCCGGCGACCCGATCACCGTTCTGGCGGGCGAACGCGGCATCTCGGCCGAGCGCCATGCCGAGTTGATGAAGGAATTCGGCTTCGACCAACCGATCCTGCTTCAGTACTGGGAGTACCTCAAGGGCGTGATGCAGGGCGATCTCGGGCAGAGCCTGGTCACCAAGAAACCGGTCTGGGACGAGTTCTTCACGCTGTTTCCCGCCACGCTGGAACTGTCGGTCTGCGCGATCATCCTTGCCGTAGCCCTGGGTCTGCCCGCAGGCGTGATCGCGGCGGTGAACAGGGGCAAGTTCTTTGACCGGCTGCTGATGTCCACGGCGCTGGTCGGCTATTCGATGCCAATCTTCTGGTGGGCGCTTCTGTTGATCATCGCCTTTTCCGGCTGGCTTGGCTGGACTCCGGTCTCGGGGCGTATCAGCCTGATGTATTATTTCGACGGCGGCACCGGCTTCATGCTGATCGACTCGCTCAGGTCTGGGCAGGACGGCGCCTTCTGGTCGGCGGTTCACCACCTCATCCTTCCAACCATCGTCCTCAGCACCATCCCGCTGGCGGTGATCGCGAGGCAAACCCGCTCGGCCATGCTCGAAGTGCTGTCCGAGGATTACATCCGCACCGCCCGCGCCAAGGGGCTTGCACCGCTGCGGGTGAACGGGCTGCACGCCCTGCGCAACGCGCTGATCCCGGTGATCACGGTCATCGGCCTGTCGGTCGGCACCCTGCTGGCCGGGGCAATCCTGACCGAGACGATCTTTTCCTGGCCCGGCATCGGCAAATGGATGGTCGATTCGATCTTCCGCCGGGATTACCCGGTCGTGCAGGGAGGCCTGCTGTTGATCGCCGTGATGGTGATGATCGTGAACCTGATCGTGGATATGCTCTACGGTTTCATCAACCCCAAGATCCGGAAACGCTGA
- a CDS encoding ABC transporter permease subunit, with protein MTETSDTASQATDRPGPLREFWHYFRENRGAVMGLWVFVGFILVALFADLIAPYDPTSQFRQNLLQPPFWQEGGSIAFPLGTDALGRDMLSRLLHGARYSFYVGIVVVTVAASGGIVIGLIAGFAPRWLDTIIMRIMDIILAFPSLLLALVLVAILGPSLTNAMIAIAIVLQPHYVRLTRASVLSERTKDYVTAARVAGAGRLRLMFLTVLPNCLSPIIVQAALSFSTAILDAAALGFLGMGAQPPTPEWGTMLAEAREFILRAWWVVTFPGLAILFTVLAINLMGDGLRDALDPKLKRS; from the coding sequence ATGACCGAAACGAGCGATACAGCATCCCAAGCCACCGACCGTCCGGGGCCGCTCCGCGAGTTCTGGCATTACTTCCGCGAGAACCGGGGGGCGGTCATGGGCCTCTGGGTCTTTGTCGGCTTCATCCTCGTCGCCCTGTTCGCGGATCTGATCGCGCCATACGATCCGACCTCGCAGTTCCGCCAGAACCTGCTGCAACCACCCTTCTGGCAAGAAGGCGGCAGTATCGCCTTCCCCCTGGGAACGGATGCGCTTGGGCGGGATATGCTGTCGAGATTGCTGCATGGGGCGCGTTACTCCTTTTATGTCGGAATCGTGGTGGTCACGGTGGCGGCCTCGGGCGGAATCGTGATCGGGCTGATCGCCGGTTTCGCGCCGCGCTGGCTCGATACGATCATCATGCGGATCATGGATATCATCCTTGCCTTTCCGTCACTTCTGCTGGCACTGGTGCTAGTGGCAATCCTCGGTCCCTCCCTGACCAATGCCATGATCGCCATCGCCATCGTCCTGCAGCCCCATTACGTCCGCCTGACCCGCGCCAGTGTGCTGTCCGAACGCACCAAGGACTACGTGACCGCTGCCCGCGTGGCGGGTGCGGGCAGGCTGCGGCTGATGTTCCTTACCGTGCTGCCCAATTGCCTGTCGCCGATCATCGTGCAGGCGGCGCTGTCCTTCTCGACCGCCATCCTGGATGCGGCGGCCCTGGGCTTTCTGGGCATGGGCGCGCAGCCGCCGACGCCCGAATGGGGCACCATGCTGGCCGAAGCACGCGAATTCATCCTGCGCGCATGGTGGGTGGTGACCTTCCCCGGCCTTGCCATCCTGTTCACGGTGCTGGCCATCAACCTGATGGGTGACGGGCTACGCGATGCACTCGATCCGAAACTGAAGCGGAGCTGA
- a CDS encoding ABC transporter ATP-binding protein, whose amino-acid sequence MPLLEIRNLSVDFVTSSGQFRAVDGVDVSVDNGELLAIVGESGSGKSVSMLAMMGLLPWTATITADVMRFDGHDLHALSPRQRRRIIGKDMAMIFQEPMSSLNPCFTTGFQLKEALRLHLGLDRKARHRRAVELFEMVGIPAPEERLKVFPHQMSGGMNQRVMIAMAIACGPKLLIADEPTTALDVTIQAQILDLLTGLRRDSDMALILITHDMGVVAETAERVSVQYAGQKVEEQKVIDLFETPHHPYTAALLAALPERATSRHLPTIPGVVPGQFDRPKGCLFSPRCKFADERCRIEPPAPMGPELGLARCHYPLNTKTEVSA is encoded by the coding sequence ATGCCCCTGCTTGAAATCCGCAACCTCTCGGTCGATTTCGTCACTTCCTCGGGGCAGTTCCGGGCAGTGGACGGAGTCGATGTGTCTGTCGATAATGGCGAGTTGCTTGCCATCGTCGGTGAAAGCGGCTCGGGCAAATCCGTGTCGATGCTGGCGATGATGGGCCTGCTGCCATGGACGGCGACGATCACCGCCGATGTCATGCGCTTCGACGGCCATGACCTGCACGCACTCAGCCCGCGGCAGCGGCGCCGGATCATCGGCAAGGACATGGCGATGATCTTCCAGGAGCCAATGTCATCGCTCAATCCCTGCTTCACCACCGGCTTCCAGCTCAAGGAGGCGCTGCGCCTGCATCTCGGCCTTGATCGCAAGGCCCGCCACCGGCGCGCGGTTGAGCTGTTCGAGATGGTCGGCATCCCCGCACCCGAAGAGCGGCTGAAGGTCTTCCCGCACCAGATGTCGGGCGGGATGAACCAGCGGGTCATGATCGCCATGGCCATTGCCTGCGGCCCCAAACTGCTGATCGCGGATGAGCCGACGACGGCGCTGGACGTGACGATCCAGGCACAAATCCTCGATCTTCTGACCGGATTGAGACGCGATAGCGACATGGCCCTGATCCTGATCACCCATGACATGGGCGTGGTGGCCGAAACGGCCGAGCGGGTATCGGTGCAATATGCCGGCCAGAAAGTCGAGGAACAGAAGGTCATCGACCTGTTCGAGACACCGCATCACCCCTATACCGCCGCCCTGCTGGCTGCCCTGCCAGAACGCGCCACCTCGCGCCATCTACCGACCATTCCGGGCGTCGTGCCGGGACAATTCGACCGGCCGAAAGGCTGCCTGTTCAGCCCTCGCTGCAAATTTGCCGATGAACGTTGCAGGATCGAGCCTCCGGCACCCATGGGGCCCGAACTCGGCCTTGCCCGCTGTCACTATCCCCTCAATACCAAGACGGAGGTTTCGGCATGA
- a CDS encoding ABC transporter ATP-binding protein encodes MNAPVVKADNLSRHYEVKGGLFSGPRILRAVSDTSFELQPGKTLAVVGESGCGKSTLARLITMIEEPTSGNFTIGGIDANPANLKQLRTDVQIVFQNPYGSLNPRQRIGAVLTEPLKINRPDITAEERSRRAREMLALVGLRPEHYDRYPHMFSGGQRQRIAVARALMLEPKVLVLDEPVSALDLSIQSQILNLLVDLQERLGLAYLFISHDLSVVKHMADDIIVMYLGRPVEMGSKDAIFAHPRHPYTKALLSATPVADPQGKPDRIKLEGELPSPLNLPSGCAFAPRCWKAQERCRKERPELGVVADRAACFFPE; translated from the coding sequence ATGAATGCCCCTGTGGTCAAGGCGGATAACCTGTCGCGCCATTACGAGGTCAAGGGTGGGCTTTTCTCCGGTCCGCGGATCTTGCGTGCGGTTTCGGACACGAGCTTCGAATTGCAGCCGGGAAAGACGCTGGCAGTGGTCGGGGAATCCGGCTGCGGTAAATCCACCCTCGCCCGGTTGATCACGATGATCGAGGAACCGACCTCGGGCAACTTCACGATCGGCGGAATCGATGCCAACCCGGCCAACCTCAAGCAGTTGCGCACCGATGTGCAGATCGTGTTCCAGAATCCCTATGGCTCGCTGAACCCACGCCAGAGGATCGGCGCCGTCCTGACAGAGCCGCTCAAGATAAACCGCCCCGACATCACGGCCGAGGAACGCTCTCGCCGTGCACGCGAGATGCTAGCGCTGGTGGGGTTGCGGCCCGAGCATTACGACCGCTATCCGCATATGTTCTCGGGCGGGCAGCGGCAGCGCATCGCGGTTGCCCGTGCGCTGATGCTGGAACCCAAGGTGCTGGTGCTGGACGAACCTGTCTCGGCGCTGGACCTGTCGATACAGAGCCAGATCCTGAACCTGCTGGTAGATCTGCAGGAGCGGCTCGGCCTTGCCTATCTGTTCATCAGTCACGACCTGTCGGTGGTCAAGCACATGGCCGACGACATCATCGTGATGTATCTGGGCCGGCCAGTCGAAATGGGCAGCAAGGACGCCATATTCGCACATCCCCGCCACCCATATACCAAGGCGCTGCTTTCGGCCACGCCCGTCGCGGATCCTCAGGGAAAACCCGATCGGATCAAGCTGGAAGGCGAATTGCCTTCGCCTTTGAACCTTCCCTCGGGCTGTGCATTCGCACCGCGCTGCTGGAAAGCACAAGAACGCTGCCGCAAGGAGAGGCCCGAACTCGGGGTAGTCGCAGACCGAGCCGCCTGCTTTTTTCCAGAATGA
- a CDS encoding GatB/YqeY domain-containing protein — protein MDLRAKLQAATKEAMKSKDNARLSTLRLISAAIKDREIAARGEGGDEAGLSDADLIAILSKMVKQSQESAKAYEEGGRLELAQKEEDEIKVVQEFLPRQLDDAEIAQAVDAVVSDLGASSIRDMGRVMAELRARHAGQMDFGAVGAMVKKRLLH, from the coding sequence ATGGACCTGCGAGCCAAATTGCAAGCTGCCACCAAAGAAGCGATGAAGTCCAAGGACAATGCACGGCTGTCGACGCTGCGCCTGATTTCCGCCGCCATCAAGGACAGGGAGATTGCCGCACGCGGAGAAGGCGGCGACGAGGCCGGGTTGAGCGATGCCGATCTGATCGCGATCCTGTCGAAGATGGTCAAGCAAAGCCAGGAATCGGCCAAGGCCTATGAAGAGGGGGGGCGTCTGGAGCTTGCGCAGAAAGAGGAAGACGAGATCAAGGTCGTGCAGGAATTCCTGCCGCGTCAATTGGACGATGCGGAAATCGCGCAGGCCGTGGATGCCGTGGTATCGGACCTGGGCGCATCCAGCATCCGCGACATGGGCCGCGTGATGGCTGAATTGCGTGCGCGCCATGCCGGGCAGATGGACTTCGGAGCGGTCGGCGCAATGGTCAAGAAACGCCTGCTGCATTGA
- the carA gene encoding glutamine-hydrolyzing carbamoyl-phosphate synthase small subunit, with product MATKPTACLVLADGTVFYGRGFGATGEVVAELVFNTAMTGYQEIMTDPSYASQIVTFTFPHIGNTGITPEDDEAQDPVASGIVVHWDPTTPSNWRSAGELWNWMERRGRIGIGGVDTRRLTRAIRQQGAPHVVLAHDPEGDFDLEAMIAKARAWKGLVGLDLAKDVTCAQSYHWNEGSWEWGEGFGTSPEDKPFKVVALDYGAKRNILRSLVTHGADVTVLPATATAEEVLAHEPEGVFLSNGPGDPAATGSYAVPMIQELLNRDMPIFGICLGHQMLALALGAQTVKMGHGHHGANHPVRDNETGKVEITSMNHGFAVDSQTLPKNVIETHVSLFDGSNCGVRVANKPVFSVQYHPEAAPGPQDSMYLFRRFIDSMRSRRT from the coding sequence ATGGCCACAAAACCCACCGCCTGCCTTGTGCTTGCCGACGGGACCGTTTTCTACGGTCGAGGCTTCGGGGCCACCGGCGAGGTCGTGGCAGAACTCGTCTTCAACACGGCGATGACCGGCTATCAGGAGATCATGACCGATCCGTCCTATGCTAGTCAGATAGTCACCTTCACCTTTCCCCATATCGGCAATACCGGGATCACGCCCGAGGATGACGAGGCGCAGGATCCGGTCGCAAGCGGTATCGTCGTGCACTGGGATCCGACGACACCCTCGAACTGGCGTTCGGCCGGTGAGTTGTGGAACTGGATGGAGCGGCGCGGCCGGATCGGCATTGGCGGCGTGGACACGAGGCGTCTGACCCGCGCGATCCGGCAGCAGGGTGCGCCGCATGTGGTGCTTGCCCACGATCCCGAAGGCGATTTCGATCTCGAGGCGATGATCGCCAAGGCCCGCGCCTGGAAGGGACTGGTGGGGCTCGATCTGGCCAAGGATGTCACTTGCGCGCAAAGCTATCACTGGAATGAAGGCAGCTGGGAATGGGGCGAGGGCTTCGGCACCAGCCCCGAGGACAAGCCCTTCAAGGTCGTGGCACTGGATTACGGCGCCAAGCGGAACATCCTGCGCTCTCTGGTCACGCATGGAGCGGATGTCACGGTCTTGCCCGCGACCGCCACCGCCGAAGAGGTGCTGGCGCATGAGCCCGAGGGGGTCTTCCTGTCGAACGGCCCGGGGGATCCTGCCGCCACCGGCAGCTATGCCGTGCCCATGATACAAGAGTTGCTGAACCGCGACATGCCGATCTTCGGCATTTGCCTGGGCCACCAGATGCTGGCACTGGCGCTGGGCGCGCAGACGGTCAAGATGGGCCATGGCCATCACGGTGCCAACCATCCGGTCCGCGACAACGAGACCGGCAAGGTCGAGATTACCTCGATGAATCACGGCTTCGCCGTCGATTCGCAGACTCTGCCCAAGAACGTTATCGAAACCCATGTCAGCCTGTTCGACGGCAGCAATTGCGGGGTCCGCGTCGCCAACAAGCCGGTCTTCTCGGTCCAGTATCATCCGGAAGCCGCTCCGGGGCCGCAGGACAGCATGTACCTGTTCCGCCGCTTCATCGATTCGATGCGTAGCCGCAGAACCTGA
- a CDS encoding glycosyltransferase yields the protein MRHRQHASLERILLINGWVTAEALARAQSRQWRVDVVDPDDTPPDPRLIDIAGAGYCLAHNILPLRRMGNMTWIATCEPERFEKVIAELPPELGKIRMLLCREDQIQTAILSLRRTELIRRAEARVPAGESCRTRNHRMFGWVFTAVMAALALGIWQTPWSTLLALTAICTFGLIAQTGLKLICFVNALQAARHERRQLELPAKHEARHRDQALPLPIISVLVPLFQESDVARSLVERLSRIRYPRELMDILMVVESNDKVTRDALAAAHLPRWIRVIEVPDGPIRTKPRALNYALNFCKGSIIGIWDAEDRPDSDQLHHIARHFHIAPQEVGCLQGALDYYNPRSNWLARCFTIEYAAWFRVLLPAIGRLGLVLPLGGTTCFFRREALEDVDAWDAWNVTEDADLGVRLARRGWRTEIIDTTTDEEANCRPLPWIRQRSRWFKGFAMTWAVHMRFPRQLWHDLGTWRFVGFQVQFLLMLTQYLLAPAVWGFWLLCIGLSYPLREPLEAMFGAAAIPLFLGLLLGSEMLNIAVGMFAVRKRKHRHLRPWVLTMQVYFPLAWIASWKAIHEMLRRPFYWDKTAHGIFAATNSEIAAEESSETVTLPVLGHIGKETSVEAAASAKIEDRTGAAVNRPPPMSRAG from the coding sequence ATGCGCCATCGACAGCATGCGTCGCTTGAGCGCATCCTGCTGATCAATGGCTGGGTCACAGCCGAAGCGCTGGCCCGGGCGCAATCCCGGCAGTGGCGCGTGGATGTGGTCGATCCGGATGACACACCCCCTGATCCACGCCTGATCGACATCGCCGGGGCCGGGTATTGCCTTGCCCATAACATTCTGCCGTTGCGTCGCATGGGCAACATGACGTGGATCGCCACCTGCGAGCCCGAGCGTTTCGAGAAGGTGATCGCCGAATTGCCCCCGGAACTCGGCAAGATACGCATGCTGTTATGCCGTGAAGACCAGATACAGACCGCCATACTCTCGCTTCGCCGAACCGAATTGATCCGCAGGGCCGAAGCCCGTGTTCCCGCCGGGGAAAGCTGCCGGACACGAAATCACCGGATGTTTGGATGGGTCTTTACTGCGGTCATGGCGGCATTGGCACTGGGTATCTGGCAAACCCCCTGGTCCACGCTGTTGGCATTGACGGCCATCTGCACATTCGGGCTGATCGCACAGACCGGGCTTAAGCTGATATGCTTCGTAAACGCATTGCAAGCCGCCCGGCATGAGCGACGACAGCTTGAATTACCTGCCAAGCATGAAGCCCGGCATCGGGATCAGGCCCTGCCCTTGCCGATCATATCGGTTCTGGTGCCGCTGTTTCAGGAAAGCGACGTGGCCAGATCCCTGGTCGAGCGTTTATCGCGCATCCGATATCCGCGAGAGCTCATGGATATCCTGATGGTCGTCGAAAGCAACGACAAGGTCACCAGGGATGCCTTGGCCGCGGCCCATCTGCCCCGCTGGATCCGGGTGATCGAGGTGCCGGACGGGCCCATCCGAACCAAACCCCGCGCGCTCAACTATGCGCTGAATTTTTGCAAAGGAAGCATTATCGGCATCTGGGACGCCGAAGATCGTCCCGATTCCGATCAACTGCACCATATCGCGCGGCATTTCCATATCGCGCCTCAAGAGGTCGGCTGCCTTCAGGGGGCACTGGACTACTACAACCCTCGCAGCAATTGGCTGGCTCGCTGCTTCACCATTGAATACGCCGCGTGGTTCCGTGTTCTTCTGCCTGCGATCGGACGCCTGGGCCTCGTGCTGCCCTTGGGCGGCACGACCTGTTTCTTCCGCCGCGAGGCACTCGAAGATGTCGATGCCTGGGACGCCTGGAATGTCACCGAGGACGCGGATCTGGGGGTGCGCCTTGCCCGGCGCGGCTGGCGGACGGAAATTATCGATACCACCACCGATGAAGAGGCCAATTGCCGCCCCCTGCCCTGGATCAGGCAGCGGTCCCGCTGGTTCAAGGGCTTTGCCATGACATGGGCGGTCCATATGCGATTTCCGAGACAATTGTGGCATGATCTCGGAACGTGGCGTTTCGTCGGGTTTCAGGTCCAGTTCCTGCTCATGTTGACCCAATATCTGCTTGCCCCGGCAGTCTGGGGCTTCTGGCTCTTGTGTATCGGATTATCCTATCCGCTTCGGGAACCGCTGGAGGCCATGTTCGGAGCCGCCGCGATACCTTTGTTTCTCGGGCTGCTGCTCGGTTCGGAAATGCTCAACATCGCTGTCGGGATGTTCGCGGTTCGCAAGCGGAAACATCGCCACCTGCGGCCATGGGTGCTGACGATGCAGGTATATTTCCCGTTGGCGTGGATCGCGAGCTGGAAGGCGATCCACGAAATGCTCAGGCGGCCGTTCTATTGGGACAAGACCGCGCATGGCATCTTTGCCGCCACCAATTCGGAGATCGCAGCGGAGGAATCGTCAGAGACGGTCACGCTTCCGGTTCTGGGGCATATCGGCAAGGAAACATCGGTGGAAGCGGCTGCCTCGGCCAAGATCGAGGATCGAACCGGTGCGGCAGTCAACCGCCCACCCCCCATGTCACGCGCCGGGTAG